From Nilaparvata lugens isolate BPH chromosome 7, ASM1435652v1, whole genome shotgun sequence, one genomic window encodes:
- the LOC111046347 gene encoding extensin-2-like gives MVQQTLVCAVVVVLAASCAAGPVLPVYPAYHAPVVAYKPAPHPEPAYPPPKYTFAYDVKDEHTGDIHAQEESRDADVVKGSYTLVQPDGLRRIVEYTADDHSGFNAVVKYEPFGPPLPPPPKPVPVVKYAAPVVPVVKYAAPAPHYPYHPAPHYPVMFVVASASVLVALVNAVYVPAAPVYHAAPHAAPVYAKHVVAEPVYPDAHPQYTFEYAVKDDHTYDVKSQHETRDGDVVKGVYSLVEPDGSKRTVEYTADDHNGFNAVVHKEAAAHPVAYAPAPKVYAAPVIKYAPAPHYSTSPPHMVDHHLLRKPLCRLREDVRNYLNRPRISSGHHSSSALPTVSSVLLVLVITHLDNMIALKAAVLCLAAATAQAVYSAAPAAVSYAYTAPKVAYAAPVPVAKYAYAAPVPVAKYAYAAPAPVVHYTAPVAKVAYAPTYHYAAAPVKVAAPVAYAAPVAAKVEEFDPHPQYAFEYKIEDTHTGDIKEQSEHRDGDVVTGSYSLVEPDGSKRTVEYTADPHNGFNAVVHKEPGAHPVPAPVVKYAPAPVLKYTAPVVKYAAAPVVKYAAAPVVKYAAAPAYSVYH, from the exons ATGGTTCAACAG ACACTAGTTTGCGCCGTTGTGGTGGTTCTAGCGGCAAGCTGCGCCGCCGGACCAGTGTTGCCCGTCTACCCCGCCTACCACGCTCCTGTGGTCGCCTACAAGCCAGCACCCCACCCCGAGCCAGCCTACCCACCACCCAAGTACACCTTCGCCTACGACGTCAAGGACGAGCACACTGGAGACATCCACGCACAGGAGGAATCCAGAGACGCCGACGTGGTCAAGGGCAGCTACACCCTCGTCCAGCCCGACGGCCTGAGGAGGATTGTCGAGTACACCGCCGATGACCACTCAGGATTCAACGCCGTCGTCAAGTACGAGCCCTTCGGCCCCCCTCTGCCACCACCACCCAAGCCAGTGCCCGTCGTCAAGTATGCCGCCCCCGTTGTGCCAGTCGTCAAGTACGCCGCCCCCGCACCCCACTACCCCTACCACCCTGCCCCACACTACCCA GTTATGTTTGTGGTGGCTTCAGCCTCAGTGCTGGTAGCCCTAGTCAACGCAGTGTACGTGCCTGCCGCCCCCGTCTACCACGCCGCCCCTCACGCTGCCCCCGTTTACGCCAAGCACGTGGTGGCTGAGCCTGTCTACCCCGACGCACACCCCCAGTACACTTTCGAGTACGCCGTCAAGGACGACCACACCTATGACGTCAAGAGCCAGCACGAGACCCGTGACGGAGATGTCGTCAAGGGAGTCTACAG CCTTGTCGAGCCTGACGGCAGCAAGAGAACAGTCGAATACACCGCCGATGACCACAACGGATTCAACGCAGTCGTCCACAAGGAGGCAGCTGCCCACCCAGTCGCCTACGCTCCCGCCCCCAAGGTCTACGCCGCCCCCGTCATCAAATACGCACCCGCCCCCCACTAC TCGACCTCCCCGCCCCATATGGTAGATCACCACCTCCTTCGCAAGCCCCTTTGTCGGCTACGAGAAGATGTTCGCAACTATTTAAACCGACCACGGATAAGCAGCGGACATCATTCGAGCTCAGCTCTTCCTACAGTTAGCAGCGTTTTATTAGTGCTAGTAATCACACACCTTGACAACATGATCGCGTTAAAG GCAGCAGTGCTCTGCTTAGCAGCCGCCACGGCTCAGGCTGTGTACAGTGCCGCCCCCGCCGCAGTCAGCTATGCATACACAGCACCCAAGGTGGCTTATGCCGCCCCCGTCCCAGTGGCCAAATACGCCTATGCCGCCCCCGTCCCAGTGGCCAAGTACGCCTACGCCGCCCCCGCCCCCGTTGTACACTACACCGCCCCCGTCGCCAAAGTAGCCTACGCACCAACATACCACTACGCCGCTGCACCAGTCAAG GTTGCTGCACCGGTTGCCTACGCTGCCCCTGTCGCCGCCAAGGTGGAGGAGTTCGACCCGCACCCACAGTACGCGTTCGAGTACAAGATCGAAGACACCCACACCGGAGACATCAAAGAGCAGTCGGAGCACCGCGACGGCGACGTCGTCACAGGCAGCTACTCCCTCGTCGAGCCCGACGGCAGCAAGAGGACAGTCGAGTACACCGCCGACCCTCACAACGGATTCAACGCCGTCGTCCACAAGGAGCCCGGTGCACACCCCGTTCCCGCCCCCGTCGTCAAGTACGCTCCCGCCCCCGTGCTCAAGTACACCGCCCCCGTCGTCAAGTACGCAGCTGCCCCCGTCGTCAAGTACGCAGCTGCCCCCGTCGTCAAGTACGCCGCCGCCCCCGCCTACTCAGTATACCACTAA